Proteins encoded within one genomic window of Acinetobacter sp. WCHA55:
- a CDS encoding coniferyl aldehyde dehydrogenase: protein MNSQTKTTSLTPHSYDIQHLHDVLEQQKHAYLRYPLPTAKERIDRLARLKRILVKYQDQFAEAINQDYGNRSTSETKIGELLTCLEHIKYYSKHLTTWMKPSKRHVSIIHQPAKAWVQYQPLGVIGIITPWNYPLLLSIGPLICALAAGNHAMIKISSSSGNFGRILEKALSEAFPQELVSVTNGGGAISDAFCRLAFDKLIFTGSTNVGKTVMAAAAENLVPLILELGGKSPVLVHPSIHLRDVAQRIAAGKLWNAGQTCVAPDYMFLPKGKTAEFIEHFRECVEEMYPEILHNPDYTSIINDRQYNRLQGYLENAREHGAQVVEINPAHETFADTRKVPPTLLTGVTPDMRIMQEEIFGPLLPIMEYDQIDDVIEFINSRPRPLALYYFDFDQARADYVAQRTHSGHFGQNTVLTHVAQDDLPFGGVGASGMGKYHGPEGFFSLSHERSVMSNPKLYSLKFILPPFNKPIHKLISKTLLR from the coding sequence ATGAACAGTCAAACAAAAACAACTTCATTGACACCACATTCTTATGATATTCAGCACCTACATGATGTGCTTGAACAACAAAAGCACGCTTATTTACGCTATCCATTGCCAACAGCAAAAGAGCGTATTGACCGTTTGGCACGACTTAAGCGTATCTTAGTTAAGTATCAAGATCAATTTGCAGAGGCAATTAATCAAGACTACGGCAACCGTTCCACCAGTGAAACCAAAATTGGCGAATTACTCACCTGTCTTGAACACATTAAATATTATAGCAAGCATTTAACCACCTGGATGAAACCCTCGAAACGTCACGTTTCAATCATTCATCAGCCAGCTAAAGCATGGGTGCAATATCAACCTTTAGGTGTGATTGGTATTATTACCCCATGGAACTATCCTTTATTACTCTCGATTGGCCCCTTGATTTGTGCTTTGGCGGCAGGCAACCACGCCATGATTAAAATTTCTAGTTCATCTGGCAACTTTGGTCGCATCCTTGAAAAAGCACTCTCTGAAGCCTTTCCTCAAGAGTTAGTTTCCGTGACCAATGGCGGTGGTGCGATCTCGGATGCCTTTTGTCGTCTGGCTTTTGATAAGCTCATTTTCACAGGTTCAACCAATGTTGGTAAAACCGTCATGGCTGCTGCGGCAGAGAACCTCGTTCCACTAATCCTAGAACTTGGTGGAAAATCACCAGTGTTGGTACATCCTTCTATTCATTTACGGGATGTTGCACAGCGTATTGCCGCAGGAAAACTCTGGAATGCAGGTCAAACCTGTGTCGCACCTGACTATATGTTCTTACCTAAAGGTAAAACCGCCGAGTTCATTGAGCATTTCCGTGAATGTGTGGAAGAGATGTATCCCGAAATTCTGCATAATCCAGACTACACATCGATTATTAATGACCGCCAATACAACCGCTTACAAGGTTATCTTGAAAATGCACGGGAGCATGGTGCACAGGTAGTTGAAATCAACCCAGCCCATGAAACTTTTGCCGATACACGTAAAGTGCCCCCTACACTGTTAACTGGGGTCACGCCTGACATGCGTATTATGCAAGAGGAAATCTTTGGGCCACTGCTGCCGATCATGGAATATGATCAAATAGACGATGTGATCGAGTTTATTAATAGCCGTCCGCGCCCACTTGCATTATACTACTTCGACTTTGATCAGGCGCGTGCAGATTATGTTGCACAGCGTACTCATTCAGGGCATTTCGGACAAAACACGGTTTTGACCCATGTCGCACAAGACGATTTACCATTTGGTGGCGTTGGTGCATCAGGTATGGGGAAATATCATGGTCCAGAAGGTTTCTTCAGTTTGTCGCATGAACGGTCAGTGATGTCGAATCCCAAGTTATATAGCTTGAAATTCATTCTCCCACCGTTTAACAAACCAATTCACAAGTTGATTTCAAAGACCCTTCTTCGCTAA
- the rpmG gene encoding 50S ribosomal protein L33, with amino-acid sequence MRDKIRLVSTAGTGYFYTTTKNKRTMPEKMEIKKFDPKIRQHVIFKEAKIK; translated from the coding sequence ATGCGTGATAAAATTCGCCTAGTTTCTACTGCTGGTACAGGTTATTTCTATACCACAACTAAGAACAAACGTACTATGCCGGAAAAAATGGAAATCAAAAAATTTGATCCAAAAATCCGTCAACACGTAATCTTCAAAGAA
- the rpmB gene encoding 50S ribosomal protein L28, with protein sequence MSKVCQVTGKRPVVGNNVSHANNKTKRRFEPNLHHHRFWLESEKRFVRLRLTTKGMRIIDKLGIEKVVADLRAQGQKI encoded by the coding sequence ATGTCTAAGGTTTGCCAAGTTACCGGCAAGCGTCCAGTCGTTGGCAACAACGTCTCGCACGCCAATAACAAAACCAAACGCCGGTTCGAGCCGAACCTGCATCACCACCGTTTCTGGTTAGAAAGCGAAAAACGTTTCGTACGTCTTCGTCTAACTACAAAAGGTATGCGTATTATCGACAAATTGGGTATCGAGAAGGTTGTTGCTGACCTACGTGCTCAAGGTCAAAAGATCTAA
- the msrA gene encoding peptide-methionine (S)-S-oxide reductase MsrA, whose product MQQALFGGGCFWCVEAVYLELQGIHKVTSGYAGGDTDNPTYEDICHGDTNHAEVILIDFDEAQISYAQLLDVFFATHDPTTLNRQGNDVGTQYRSVIYYFNDAQRAVAEQAIANLKAEGLDIVTELSPAPTFYAAEDYHQNFYARNPSQGYCNFAIPPKLMKLRSKFQALLKDSK is encoded by the coding sequence ATGCAACAAGCACTCTTTGGTGGTGGATGTTTTTGGTGTGTAGAAGCGGTTTATTTAGAGCTTCAGGGCATACATAAAGTGACCAGTGGTTATGCAGGTGGAGATACCGACAACCCAACGTATGAAGACATTTGTCATGGCGATACCAACCATGCCGAAGTTATTTTAATTGATTTTGATGAAGCTCAAATCAGCTATGCTCAGCTGCTCGATGTATTTTTTGCCACTCATGATCCTACAACACTCAACCGTCAAGGCAATGATGTCGGAACCCAGTATCGTTCAGTCATTTACTATTTTAATGATGCACAGCGTGCTGTAGCGGAACAGGCGATTGCTAACTTAAAAGCTGAAGGTCTCGATATTGTGACCGAACTCAGCCCAGCACCAACCTTCTATGCCGCAGAGGATTATCATCAGAATTTTTATGCACGGAATCCATCCCAAGGTTATTGTAACTTTGCCATTCCACCAAAACTGATGAAGCTACGCTCTAAGTTTCAGGCTTTATTGAAAGACAGCAAATAA
- a CDS encoding ExbD/TolR family protein, producing MAFQLGDDNDAGMNEMNLIPLIDIMLVLMIIFLVTATVANPSIPLTLPKTTADIVDPPPKAITVSINANGEVAWDNQVISLEELQTRFNEAGELETKPTVQLRADKESRYDMVAQVMSRASEAGLADIAFVSDN from the coding sequence ATGGCTTTTCAATTGGGTGACGATAACGATGCTGGCATGAATGAGATGAACCTCATTCCGCTGATCGATATTATGCTGGTTTTGATGATCATCTTCTTGGTGACAGCGACCGTTGCCAACCCATCAATTCCATTAACTTTACCAAAAACGACGGCTGATATTGTGGATCCTCCACCTAAAGCTATTACAGTGAGCATTAATGCAAACGGCGAAGTGGCTTGGGATAATCAAGTGATTAGTTTGGAAGAACTACAAACGCGTTTTAATGAAGCGGGTGAGTTGGAAACCAAGCCAACGGTTCAACTTCGTGCAGATAAAGAATCTCGTTACGATATGGTGGCACAAGTCATGTCTCGTGCGAGTGAAGCTGGACTGGCAGATATTGCTTTCGTCAGTGATAACTAA
- a CDS encoding MotA/TolQ/ExbB proton channel family protein: MNFSVYWQHADAVSKTLYFILLAMSIATWTIFVLRIMGTRQLKQQAYAQLSQALAKLKSKFAVLNFEQRKAVAEQALLRQISAEKANAEKGVSVLGTIASLAPFVGLFGTVWGIFHALVAVGKSGQAGLAQVATPVGEALIMTGLGLAVAIPAVLAYNICARVNRTLAHELQDQAHGLLIDTMLQQDSAPATVESKATQQGLVGGQA, translated from the coding sequence ATGAACTTTTCAGTTTATTGGCAACATGCTGATGCAGTCAGTAAAACACTGTATTTCATCTTGTTGGCAATGTCGATTGCAACGTGGACCATCTTTGTTTTACGTATCATGGGTACACGTCAATTGAAACAACAAGCTTATGCTCAACTTTCGCAAGCTTTAGCTAAGTTAAAATCGAAGTTTGCTGTGCTGAACTTTGAACAACGTAAAGCAGTTGCAGAGCAAGCACTTCTTCGTCAAATTTCTGCTGAAAAAGCAAATGCTGAGAAAGGTGTTTCAGTTCTAGGCACGATTGCATCGCTTGCACCGTTCGTGGGTTTGTTCGGTACAGTATGGGGGATTTTCCATGCCCTAGTTGCTGTTGGCAAAAGTGGTCAAGCGGGCTTAGCCCAAGTTGCAACTCCTGTGGGGGAAGCATTAATCATGACGGGTTTAGGTTTAGCTGTCGCGATTCCTGCTGTGTTAGCGTATAACATCTGTGCACGTGTGAACCGTACTTTAGCACATGAGCTTCAAGACCAAGCACACGGCTTGTTAATTGATACCATGTTGCAACAAGACTCAGCACCTGCGACAGTAGAAAGTAAAGCGACTCAACAAGGTTTAGTTGGAGGTCAAGCTTAA
- a CDS encoding TetR/AcrR family transcriptional regulator codes for MSQTKTLKTKERILQLSLQLFNERGERSVTTNHIAAELNMSPGNLYYHFRNKSEIIKELMEQYQKETLDMLALPDDRVLDVNDKISYFQVLSNQLWAYRFLHRDVYHLVENNEDFRKMYPRFAGQVMQQGQKIYQAFVDAGLMQMTPSEIEALVINLWIVLTNWTNFLYMSGHISDSNHLEEKWVWQALRQMVFLEGAYLRGESRETYERLLESFGPSELFASLSHMKNN; via the coding sequence ATGTCTCAAACTAAAACGTTGAAAACCAAAGAACGTATTTTGCAACTCAGTTTGCAGCTTTTTAACGAGCGTGGAGAACGTTCTGTCACGACCAATCATATTGCCGCTGAATTGAATATGAGTCCGGGCAATTTGTATTATCACTTCCGTAATAAGAGCGAAATTATTAAGGAGTTGATGGAGCAGTATCAGAAAGAAACACTGGACATGCTGGCACTGCCAGATGATCGTGTTTTGGATGTGAATGATAAAATTAGTTATTTCCAAGTGTTAAGCAACCAATTGTGGGCCTATCGATTTTTACATCGTGATGTTTATCATTTAGTTGAAAATAACGAAGATTTTAGAAAAATGTATCCACGTTTTGCTGGACAGGTTATGCAACAAGGGCAAAAAATTTATCAGGCCTTTGTTGATGCTGGTTTAATGCAAATGACACCTTCTGAAATAGAAGCATTGGTGATTAATTTGTGGATTGTCCTCACCAACTGGACCAACTTCTTGTATATGTCTGGGCATATCAGTGATTCAAATCATCTTGAAGAGAAATGGGTTTGGCAAGCGTTGCGCCAAATGGTGTTCTTAGAAGGAGCGTATTTGCGCGGTGAAAGCCGTGAAACGTATGAGCGATTATTGGAAAGTTTTGGCCCGTCAGAACTTTTCGCGAGTCTTTCACATATGAAAAATAATTGA
- the purU gene encoding formyltetrahydrofolate deformylase, translating into MNMTTANTARLLITCEDKPGIVQAVSSFLYHQGANITALDQYATEAQGGRYFMRVEFELDNLQSRKESITQTFAVNVAERYEMQWRLALVSDVKKVGILVSKVDHALLELLWRHARGGLPCEITKVISNHETLREAVENFGIPFEVVPVTKDNKREAYAEIDELMQGNDLLVLARYMQILDEAFVEKWEMKVINIHHSFLPAFVGANPYKQAHEKGVKLIGATAHYVTADLDQGPIIEQDVERVNHDFTVDQLRELGQDVERNVLARAVKWHLEDRIIVDGNKTVVFQ; encoded by the coding sequence ATGAACATGACAACTGCTAACACAGCACGTTTACTGATTACTTGTGAAGATAAACCAGGGATCGTGCAAGCTGTATCGAGCTTTTTGTATCATCAAGGCGCAAATATTACTGCGCTTGATCAATACGCGACTGAAGCTCAGGGCGGACGTTACTTTATGCGTGTTGAGTTTGAACTAGACAATTTACAGTCTCGTAAAGAAAGCATTACTCAAACTTTTGCTGTAAATGTAGCAGAGCGTTATGAAATGCAATGGCGCTTGGCGCTGGTCAGCGATGTGAAAAAAGTCGGGATTTTGGTGTCTAAAGTAGATCATGCCTTACTTGAGCTGTTATGGCGTCATGCGCGTGGCGGTTTACCGTGCGAAATTACTAAAGTGATTTCTAACCACGAAACTTTACGTGAAGCGGTTGAGAACTTTGGCATTCCGTTTGAAGTTGTCCCTGTGACTAAGGACAACAAACGTGAAGCTTATGCTGAAATTGATGAATTAATGCAAGGCAATGATTTATTGGTACTTGCGCGTTATATGCAAATTCTAGATGAAGCATTTGTTGAAAAGTGGGAAATGAAAGTGATCAACATTCACCATTCATTCCTACCTGCTTTTGTTGGTGCAAACCCATATAAGCAAGCGCATGAAAAAGGTGTAAAACTCATTGGTGCAACCGCACACTATGTCACTGCAGATCTGGATCAAGGTCCAATCATTGAGCAAGATGTAGAGCGTGTGAACCATGACTTTACGGTTGATCAATTACGTGAATTGGGTCAGGATGTTGAACGTAATGTCTTGGCACGCGCAGTGAAGTGGCACTTAGAAGACCGTATTATTGTTGATGGTAACAAAACAGTCGTTTTCCAATAA
- a CDS encoding energy transducer TonB yields MSSTVISPMQTPNPMKKKVLAALIAVVVGHMGVLWAVNHMKAPELKPIEKEPMKVRFVKIQEPPKPLPPKPKEEPKKEPTKPKEVKIVEKPQPTPPKKVEKVQQVKKAEVVKPVVKPTETPVKPTVTTTTTEKKVEKPVEKQEQAKPVTQAEPADTSPKSVSIGGSGVQWSRSPKPVYSNQDLQGENRRVVVLIEANEKGSIVNARITRSSGVPALDEKILRAVKGAKFKPYKENGVAYPIRAEQPFDLELNTKR; encoded by the coding sequence ATGAGTTCAACAGTTATTTCTCCTATGCAGACTCCCAACCCGATGAAAAAGAAAGTTCTTGCTGCCTTGATCGCGGTTGTCGTGGGCCATATGGGCGTATTGTGGGCAGTGAACCACATGAAAGCTCCTGAACTCAAACCGATTGAAAAAGAACCTATGAAGGTTCGCTTCGTTAAAATTCAAGAACCACCAAAACCGCTACCACCTAAGCCGAAGGAAGAACCGAAAAAGGAACCGACGAAGCCGAAGGAAGTGAAGATTGTGGAAAAACCACAACCGACTCCACCGAAAAAGGTAGAAAAGGTTCAACAAGTTAAAAAAGCAGAAGTGGTTAAACCCGTTGTTAAACCAACCGAAACCCCAGTAAAACCGACAGTCACCACGACGACTACAGAGAAAAAAGTCGAAAAACCTGTCGAGAAACAAGAGCAAGCGAAACCTGTCACTCAAGCTGAACCTGCTGATACTTCACCTAAGTCGGTGTCGATTGGTGGTTCAGGTGTGCAATGGAGTCGCTCTCCAAAACCAGTTTATAGTAATCAAGATTTACAAGGTGAGAACCGTCGAGTCGTGGTGCTGATTGAGGCGAATGAAAAAGGGTCGATTGTAAATGCCCGTATTACGCGCTCAAGTGGTGTACCTGCTTTAGATGAAAAGATTTTAAGAGCTGTCAAAGGCGCTAAATTTAAACCTTATAAAGAAAATGGTGTGGCTTATCCAATTCGGGCTGAGCAACCATTTGATTTAGAATTGAATACAAAACGCTAA